One Halobaculum marinum genomic window carries:
- a CDS encoding UvrD-helicase domain-containing protein translates to MPSSSTKAPPDRDDLNDAQRRLVDAALSADTGLFVQSSVPGSGKTYAGSRLAAEYVVRRAAAGVARPTAGLAVTAFNRDAANDLLPEITEWIQWLVHTDATDAGARLTAADADEVIAALRRSSTVGTIDAVLQRVFDDVAPELGFDPDVRVVDGHAADRLHASAFEAVTTDPNLAAAVERLRTAYPQRSDDDDDRVASILETVFKSARDQRWDGREVGRRLREGRDACYPDGPPASLADIERDIRRFDDTDAELRAADLAHAPDAVVDADRRLYAEWGDRIDDLVAVYRAYVAAYDRVTRERNVMSHIDRAYWVARYFDDPECAHRHADDGDHHLVAARRDRLRERWRSRIDLLVVDEAQDVSAGQHAALTPLVTDDARVVLYGDPFQTIYTWRNASPTLFGQAIADGEYLGHQWDTHEVEPATTTYRQRPALARLVNGVFGPALTDDSRGVDPAVGATYEALDPVRDDTDEPHVHVPTFTPTTGATHISNWHNPRDGEGSAGALATYIRGALSAGQFGDPDDCRPIQMLLRGTNQLDAIRDAFETNGLSVGVATPVFAAPLASAVVALFEWLVDPTDEPRTRRLLTASAFANAGEVRETLAPTIEDHEWDVHAAAAAEACDGVAATVLQELATLATDTADRRRQSASALARRVCRLLDPHTDPLGFQPDATPEQRLRVRDALVEEVASLDGADVRFPTVVERLAAIDGTPGDGPDLAVDTAAHDVVFRTVHTFKGDEAGVVALADPAQDARYGTAYRNSVVAHGETLAVCPPDIEDATGASTQALCAYNHGLFAQDTDQSPAQPPSRSSGLRWATNRIRTDDPTATRFAGPAPFAAVAAANRAEHWRVGYVAATRARDHLVVPVERRDEWDPTRSWSHALGSALGVGSDARKMTRSVTVDGSAVLVSENDAPGRSPLDTVPELRPRSSGRPRAAPTQIGDGPRREWLPRFLNPSTFAPLVDDHERYVLDHLLHAQLDTESGDLDPDLGLDFETVPPGRVGRIAHDTIASAVREGVSERTLRQGGDAAMASIEWACRRDEREFGAIPDDERASIMSYLATTILPQFAASALFDRIAAADAVFVEEPLETVVRVDGADVEVRGQADFVLRDGDRWRIEDLKVAFADGTDETDERYRVQLATYRWVLAKQEGVDPTSIDASVNSLGSRVGSVVTVGDEYDGARVAELLERLGSVTSTP, encoded by the coding sequence ATGCCCTCGTCGTCCACCAAGGCCCCTCCAGACCGCGACGACCTCAACGACGCACAGAGACGACTCGTCGACGCGGCGCTGTCGGCAGACACCGGCCTCTTCGTCCAGTCGTCGGTGCCCGGGTCGGGGAAGACGTACGCGGGGAGTCGACTCGCCGCGGAGTACGTCGTCCGGCGCGCCGCCGCCGGCGTCGCCCGCCCGACCGCCGGCCTCGCAGTCACCGCGTTCAACCGCGACGCCGCCAACGACCTGCTTCCGGAGATCACCGAGTGGATCCAGTGGCTCGTCCACACGGACGCGACCGACGCCGGCGCGAGGCTCACTGCCGCGGACGCAGACGAGGTGATCGCCGCGCTGCGGCGCTCGTCGACCGTCGGGACGATCGACGCCGTCCTCCAACGGGTGTTCGACGACGTCGCTCCCGAACTCGGCTTCGACCCGGACGTGCGCGTGGTCGACGGCCACGCGGCCGACCGACTCCACGCGAGCGCGTTCGAGGCTGTCACCACCGATCCCAACCTCGCCGCCGCAGTCGAGCGGCTCCGAACGGCGTATCCACAGCGCTCTGACGACGACGACGACCGCGTCGCGTCGATCCTCGAGACGGTGTTCAAGAGTGCTCGCGACCAGCGGTGGGACGGCAGAGAAGTGGGGCGACGGCTCCGCGAGGGGCGTGACGCGTGCTATCCGGACGGCCCGCCCGCGTCGCTGGCGGACATCGAGCGCGACATCCGTCGGTTCGACGACACCGACGCCGAGTTGCGCGCTGCCGACCTCGCACACGCTCCTGACGCCGTCGTCGACGCCGACCGGCGACTGTACGCCGAGTGGGGCGACCGGATCGACGACCTCGTCGCCGTCTACCGCGCGTACGTCGCCGCCTACGACCGGGTGACGCGCGAGCGAAACGTCATGAGCCACATCGACCGCGCCTACTGGGTCGCACGCTACTTCGACGACCCCGAGTGTGCCCACCGGCACGCAGACGACGGTGACCACCACCTCGTCGCCGCTCGTCGCGACCGTCTGCGCGAGCGGTGGCGCTCGCGGATCGACCTGCTGGTCGTCGACGAGGCGCAAGACGTCTCCGCGGGCCAACACGCCGCGCTCACACCGCTCGTGACCGACGACGCACGCGTCGTGCTGTACGGCGACCCCTTCCAGACCATCTACACGTGGCGCAACGCCAGTCCGACGCTGTTCGGGCAGGCGATCGCCGACGGCGAGTACCTCGGGCACCAGTGGGACACCCACGAAGTCGAGCCAGCCACGACGACGTACCGGCAGCGCCCGGCGCTCGCACGACTGGTCAACGGCGTGTTCGGGCCGGCGCTCACCGACGACAGCCGCGGCGTCGACCCCGCCGTCGGGGCAACCTACGAGGCTCTCGACCCGGTCCGCGACGACACGGACGAGCCGCACGTCCACGTCCCGACGTTCACGCCGACGACCGGTGCAACCCACATCAGTAACTGGCACAACCCGAGAGACGGAGAAGGGTCTGCCGGCGCGCTTGCGACGTACATCCGGGGGGCGCTCTCGGCAGGACAGTTCGGCGACCCGGACGACTGCCGACCCATCCAAATGCTCCTCCGCGGTACGAACCAACTCGACGCGATTCGGGACGCCTTCGAGACCAATGGCCTGTCGGTCGGCGTCGCCACCCCAGTGTTCGCCGCGCCGCTCGCCAGCGCGGTCGTCGCGCTGTTCGAGTGGCTCGTCGACCCGACCGACGAGCCGCGGACGCGACGCCTGTTGACGGCCTCGGCGTTCGCGAACGCCGGCGAGGTCCGCGAGACGCTCGCGCCGACTATCGAGGACCACGAGTGGGACGTGCACGCGGCTGCCGCCGCCGAGGCGTGCGATGGAGTCGCCGCGACGGTGCTCCAGGAGTTGGCAACCCTCGCCACCGACACGGCCGATCGCAGACGACAGTCGGCGAGTGCGCTCGCCCGGCGCGTCTGTCGGCTGCTCGACCCACACACCGACCCGCTGGGTTTCCAGCCCGACGCGACACCCGAGCAGCGACTGCGCGTGCGTGACGCGCTCGTCGAGGAAGTCGCGTCACTCGACGGCGCGGACGTCCGGTTCCCGACCGTCGTCGAGAGACTCGCCGCGATTGACGGGACTCCCGGCGACGGGCCGGACCTCGCAGTCGACACGGCGGCGCACGACGTGGTCTTCCGGACGGTCCACACGTTCAAAGGCGACGAGGCTGGCGTCGTCGCGCTCGCCGACCCCGCGCAAGATGCACGCTACGGGACGGCCTACCGGAATTCCGTGGTCGCCCACGGTGAGACGCTGGCGGTGTGTCCGCCCGATATCGAGGACGCGACTGGCGCCAGTACACAGGCGCTGTGTGCCTACAATCACGGCCTGTTCGCCCAGGATACGGACCAGTCGCCAGCCCAGCCGCCTAGCCGGTCCTCGGGCCTCCGGTGGGCGACCAATCGGATCCGGACGGACGACCCGACCGCGACGCGATTCGCCGGTCCGGCGCCGTTCGCGGCGGTCGCGGCGGCCAACCGCGCCGAGCACTGGCGGGTCGGCTACGTCGCCGCGACGCGAGCGCGCGACCACCTCGTCGTTCCAGTCGAGCGGCGCGACGAGTGGGACCCGACGCGGTCGTGGAGTCACGCGCTGGGGTCGGCCCTCGGGGTGGGCAGCGACGCACGGAAGATGACGAGGAGCGTCACGGTCGACGGGTCAGCCGTGCTCGTCTCCGAGAACGACGCGCCCGGACGGAGCCCCCTCGACACCGTCCCCGAGTTGCGGCCTCGGTCCTCGGGTCGTCCACGGGCGGCTCCGACCCAGATCGGCGACGGCCCTCGACGCGAGTGGCTTCCGCGGTTCCTGAACCCGAGCACGTTCGCGCCGCTGGTCGACGACCACGAGCGGTACGTGCTCGACCACCTGCTGCACGCGCAGTTAGACACCGAGAGTGGCGACCTCGACCCGGATCTGGGCCTCGACTTCGAGACGGTGCCGCCGGGGCGCGTCGGCCGGATCGCCCACGACACCATCGCGAGCGCCGTCCGCGAGGGAGTTTCCGAACGCACGCTCCGGCAGGGCGGCGACGCGGCGATGGCCAGTATCGAGTGGGCGTGTCGGCGCGACGAGCGCGAGTTCGGGGCGATCCCAGACGACGAGCGCGCGTCGATCATGTCGTACCTCGCGACGACGATCCTCCCGCAGTTCGCGGCCTCCGCGCTGTTCGACCGGATCGCCGCCGCCGACGCGGTGTTCGTCGAAGAACCACTGGAGACGGTCGTCCGCGTCGACGGCGCCGACGTCGAGGTTCGTGGTCAGGCCGACTTCGTGTTGCGAGACGGCGACAGGTGGCGCATCGAGGACCTGAAGGTCGCGTTCGCCGACGGGACCGACGAGACGGACGAGCGGTACCGCGTCCAGTTGGCGACGTACCGGTGGGTGTTGGCGAAGCAGGAGGGTGTCGACCCCACCTCGATCGACGCGAGCGTGAACTCGCTCGGGTCACGTGTCGGCAGTGTGGTCACGGTGGGCGACGAGTACGACGGCGCGCGGGTAGCGGAGTTGCTGGAGCGCCTCGGGTCCGTGACGTCGACACCGTAG
- a CDS encoding VIT1/CCC1 transporter family protein, whose amino-acid sequence MTSTEDVDRYRRNRQDEIDSATVYDAMAGAESQPQIATVYRRLAETERTHSEFWAEKIREAGHTPGDVAPTLRASVLAWLARRFGPAFVVSSMQAGEAVGASDYATQPETTGTGLAADERSHDRLLSLIAETPGDGARGETLAQLEGRHRATSGNALRAAVLGANDGLVSNLSLVMGVAGAALESTAILITGLAGLLAGSGSMAMGEWLSVQSSRELYQRQIGIEAEELAEVPEEEAEELALIYQAKGLSEERAREVAAQLIADEEMALDTLAREELGINPEELGGSAWEAAATSFVLFAFGAIVPVLPFFVLRGLAAVAASLVLSAGALFVIGAGITLLTGRSVWYSGFRQVGIGLAAAILTYGVGSLIGVTLVG is encoded by the coding sequence ATGACGAGTACCGAGGACGTCGATCGATATCGTCGAAATCGACAAGACGAGATCGACAGCGCGACCGTCTACGATGCGATGGCTGGCGCCGAATCGCAACCCCAGATCGCGACGGTGTACCGGCGATTGGCGGAGACGGAGCGGACCCACTCGGAATTCTGGGCCGAAAAGATTCGCGAGGCCGGCCACACGCCGGGAGACGTCGCCCCGACCCTGCGAGCCAGCGTGCTCGCGTGGCTTGCCCGTCGATTCGGCCCCGCGTTCGTCGTCTCCTCGATGCAAGCCGGTGAGGCAGTGGGGGCGAGTGACTACGCGACGCAACCGGAAACCACCGGAACCGGACTGGCCGCCGACGAACGCTCCCACGACCGGTTGCTGTCGCTCATCGCAGAGACGCCTGGAGACGGTGCGCGGGGAGAGACACTCGCACAGCTCGAAGGTCGCCACCGTGCGACCAGCGGAAACGCGCTCCGTGCAGCCGTGCTCGGTGCGAACGACGGGCTCGTCTCGAATCTCAGTCTCGTGATGGGCGTCGCCGGCGCCGCGCTGGAGTCGACGGCGATTCTGATCACGGGGCTGGCCGGACTGCTGGCTGGTTCGGGGTCGATGGCGATGGGTGAGTGGCTCTCGGTCCAGAGTTCACGCGAACTGTACCAGCGACAGATCGGCATCGAGGCCGAAGAGCTCGCCGAGGTCCCCGAAGAGGAGGCCGAAGAGCTGGCCCTCATCTACCAGGCGAAAGGACTCTCCGAGGAACGCGCCCGAGAAGTCGCCGCCCAGTTGATCGCCGACGAGGAGATGGCGTTGGACACGCTCGCTCGCGAAGAGCTCGGCATCAACCCTGAGGAGCTGGGTGGCTCTGCGTGGGAGGCCGCCGCCACCTCGTTCGTGCTGTTCGCGTTCGGTGCCATCGTCCCGGTCCTCCCGTTCTTCGTCCTCCGTGGGCTGGCTGCCGTCGCAGCGAGTCTCGTGTTGAGCGCGGGGGCGTTGTTCGTCATCGGCGCCGGGATCACGCTTCTGACCGGCCGGTCCGTGTGGTACTCCGGCTTCCGACAGGTCGGCATCGGGCTCGCCGCCGCGATCCTCACGTACGGTGTCGGGAGCCTGATCGGCGTGACGCTCGTCGGTTGA
- a CDS encoding ACT domain-containing protein — protein MDAHEYLDGGTVRVAPETYAVCRLDPGATPPPTAFAVLRDETETTVVVDQDAGAPAAATEVARDWRRLTFEMELPFDLVGFLALVAGELADVGVSIFALSSYSTDHVLVKEDDLATATERLDDLGRVVV, from the coding sequence GTGGACGCACACGAGTATCTCGACGGTGGAACGGTGCGGGTCGCGCCGGAGACGTACGCGGTCTGTCGGCTGGACCCGGGGGCAACACCCCCTCCAACGGCGTTCGCGGTCCTGCGCGACGAGACTGAGACGACGGTCGTCGTCGACCAGGATGCAGGCGCCCCGGCGGCTGCGACGGAGGTAGCTCGCGACTGGCGGCGCCTCACCTTCGAGATGGAACTCCCGTTCGACCTCGTCGGCTTCCTCGCGCTCGTCGCCGGAGAGCTTGCCGACGTGGGCGTCTCGATCTTCGCGCTCTCGTCGTACTCGACCGACCACGTCCTCGTGAAGGAGGACGATCTTGCGACGGCGACCGAGCGGCTCGACGACCTCGGCCGTGTGGTGGTGTGA